The genomic stretch AGTTTGATATGGAGATTTCTGACGAAGATGCTGAAAAGATTGCAACAGTCGGCGACGCTGTGAACTACATACAAAACCAGCAATAAGCTGATGCTAAAAGTCCCGCCGAAACGCGGGGCTTTAGCCCTTTATTCGTGCAGTTATTACAGCATGCCGCTTTTACGCGCGCTGTATCCGGTTTAGTCAGAGAAGCGCGGTGAACCTGATGTGCCTATGGAGGTTACTATGTCAAAACACTCACATTATAAAGATAAAAAAAAGTTCTATAAAAAAGTAGAACAATTTAAAGAGTTTCAAGAACGGATTTCGGTTCACTTTCAAAATGAAAAGCTTTTGTATCAAGCATTTACACATTCATCTTATGTGAATGAGCATCGGAAAAAGCCGTATGAAGATAATGAAAGGCTTGAATTTTTAGGTGACGCTGTTTTGGAACTGACGATCTCCAGATTCTTATTTGCCAAATACCCGGCTATGAGTGAAGGAGATTTGACGAAATTGAGAGCCGCAATTGTTTGCGAACCGTCTCTCGTTTCATTGGCTCACGAGCTGTCATTCGGCGATCTTGTCCTGTTGGGTAAAGGCGAGGAAATGACAGGCGGAAGAAAGCGTCCTGCTCTATTGGCGGATGTTTTTGAGGCATTTATCGGAGCCTTGTACCTTGACCAAGGATTAGAGCCGGTCGAAAGTTTCTTAAAAGTTTATGTGTTCCCTAAAATTAACGATGGTGCTTTTTCTCATGTGATGGATTTCAAAAGCCAGCTGCAGGAATACGTGCAGCGGGACGGCAAAGGCTCTCTGGAGTATAAAATCTCCAACGAAAAAGGACCTGCGCACAACCGTGAATTTGAAGCCATCGTATCTCTAAAAGGTGAACCACTCGGAGTCGGAAACGGCCGTTCAAAGAAAGAAGCCGAACAGCACGCTGCTCAGGAAGCTTTAGCTAAATTGCAAAAACACCATACGAAACAATAAAATCCCCCTTATGACTCAGGGGGATTTCAGTATGTATGCCGTCTTATTTGACCAATGTTTATGATAGAATTGAAATACTTATTACATAAGGAGGATCGCTATGTTCCTCAAACGTTTAGACGTTATAGGATTTAAATCATTTGCAGAACGGATTTCCGTAGACTTCGTTAAAGGCGTGACAGCAGTTGTCGGGCCGAACGGAAGCGGAAAAAGCAACATCACGGATGCCATTCGCTGGGTTCTCGGCGAACAATCGGCACGCTCTCTTCGCGGCGGAAAAATGGAAGACATCATTTTTGCTGGGAGTGATTCAAGAAAGCGATTAAATCTAGCTGAAGTTACGCTTACTCTTGATAATGATGATCATTTCTTGCCAATTGACTTCCACGAGGTGAGTGTCACAAGACGTGTGTACAGATCAGGTGAGAGTGAGTTTCTGATTAACAATCAGCCATGCCGCTTGAAAGATATTATTGATTTATTTATGGACTCTGGGCTTGGTAAAGAAGCATTTTCTATTATCAGCCAAGGGAAAGTGGAAGAGATCCTGAGCAGCAAAGCGGAGGATCGCCGCAGTATCTTTGAAGAAGCGGCCGGGGTGCTTAAATATAAAACGAGAAAGAAAAAAGCAGAAAATAAACTGTTTGAGACACAGGACAATCTAAATCGGGTAGAAGATATATTACATGAGCTTGAAGGACAGGTTGAACCTCTTAAAATTCAAGCTTCAATAGCGAAAGACTACCTTGAGAAAAAGAAAGAGCTGGAGCATGTTGAAATTGCGCTGACTGCCTATGATATCGAAGAGCTGCATGGTAAATGGTCGACTCTTAAAGAGAAAGTGCAGATGGCAAAAGAAGAAGAGCTTGCTGAATCGTCTGCTATTTCTGCGAAAGAAGCAAAGATTGAGGATACAAGGGACAAAATACAAGCGCTTGATGAGTCAGTAGATGAGCTCCAGCAAGTTTTACTGGTAACTAGTGAAGAGCTGGAAAAGCTTGAAGGCCGTAAAGAAGTCCTGAAAGAACGAAAGAAAAACGCTGTGCAAAACCAAGAACAGCTTGAAGAAGCCATCGTTCAGTTCCAGCAAAAAGAAACGGTTCTGAAAGAAGAGCTTTCGAAGCAGGAAGCTGTCTTCGAAACGCTTCAGGCTGAGGTGAAGCAGTTAAGGGCGCAAGTAAAAGAAAAACAGCAGGCTCTCAGTCTTCACAATGAAAATGTCGAAGAGAAAATCGAGCAGCTGAAAAGTGATTATTTTGAGCTGTTAAACAGCCAGGCTTCGATACGCAACGAACTCCAGCTTCTTGATGACCAGATGTCCCAATCCGCTGTCACATTGCAGAGACTTGCGGACAACAATGAAAAGCACCTGCAGGAACGGCATGATATTTCTGCGCGTAAAGCCGCATGTGAAACGGAATTTGCCCGAATTGAGCAGGAGATTCACAGTCAAGTCGGTGCATATCGTGATATGCAGACAAAATATGAGCAGAAAAAGCGCCAATACGAAAAAAATGAATCCGCTCTGTATCAGGCATACCAATACGTTCAGCAAGCGAGATCAAAAAAGGACATGCTTGAGACGATGCAGGGAGATTTCTCCGGCTTTTATCAAGGTGTTAAAGAAGTGCTGAAAGCGAAAGAGCGCCTTGGCGGAATTCGCGGAGCGGTTCTTGAGCTGATTTCTACAGAACAGAAGTATGAAACGGCCATTGAAATAGCGCTCGGCGCTTCTGCTCAACACGTCGTGACCGACGATGAACAATCTGCCCGCAAAGCGATTCAATATTTAAAGCAGAATTCCTTCGGCCGGGCGACGTTTCTGCCTCTTTCTGTTATTAGAGACCGCCAGCTTCAAAGCCGTGACGCGGAAACAGCCGCCCGGCATTCATCATTTCTCGGGGTTGCCAGTGAACTTGTCACATTTGATCCTGCGTATCGAAGCGTCATCCAGAATCTTCTTGGAACCGTTCTGATCACAGAGGACTTAAAGGGTGCAAACGAGCTTGCGAAGCTTCTCGGGCACCGGTACCGCATCGTAACCCTTGAGGGAGATGTTGTGAACCCCGGTGGTTCAATGACGGGCGGCGCGGTTAAAAAGAAAAATAACTCCCTCCTTGGAAGAAGCCGGGAGCTAGAAGATGTGACGAAACGGCTCGCTGAAATGGAAGAGAAAACGGCACTGCTTGAACAAGAGGTCAAAACCCTTAAGCACTCCATTCAGGATATGGAGAAAAAACTGGCTGACTTAAGAGAAACCGGGGAAGGCTTAAGGTTAAAGCAGCAGGATGTGAAAGGCCAGCTGTACGAACTTCAAGTTGCCGAGAAAAATATCAATACCCATTTAGAGCTCTATGATCAAGAAAAATCTGCTCTGTCAGAAAGCGATGAAGAGAGAAAAGTGCGCAAACGCAAGCTTGAAGAAGAGCTCTCTGCCGTATCTGAAAAGATGAAACAGCTTGAAGAGGACATAGACAGACTGACAAAACAAAAACAAACGCAATCCTCAACGAAAGAGTCTCTCTCCAACGAGCTGACTGAGCTGAAGATCGCAGCGGCCAAAAAAGAGCAGGCTTGCAAGGGGGAAGAGGACAACCTTGCCAGATTAAAGAAAGAGCTCACTGAAACAGAGCTTGCGTTAAAAGAAGCAAAAGAAGACTTAAGCTTCTTAACGTCAGAGATGTCATCTAGCACCAGCGGCGAAGAAAAGCTGGAAGAAGCAGCAAAACATAAATTGAATGACAAAACGAAAACGATCGAACTGATTGCATTAAGGCGCGATCAGCGCATCAAGCTTCAGCATGGGCTTGATACGTATGAGCGTGAGCTGAAAGAAATGAAACGCCTGTATAAACAAAAAACAACGCTCTTAAAAGACGAAGAAGTCAAACTTGGACGAATGGAAGTCGAGCTTGATAATTTACTCCAATACTTACGGGAGGAATACAGCTTGTCCTTTGAGGGGGCAAAAGAGAAATATCAGCTTGAAACTGATCCAGAGGAAGCCAGAAAGCGCGTGAAGCTGATTAAACTCGCAATTGAAGAGCTGGGTACCGTGAACCTCGGAAGCATAGATGAGTTTGAGAGGGTCAACGAACGGTACAAGTTTCTGTCGGAACAAAAAGAAGATTTAACAGAAGCGAAAAATACCTTGTTCCAAGTGATTGAAGAAATGGATGAAGAAATGACGAAGCGCTTTAACGACACATTCGTCCAAATCCGCTCACACTTTGATCAAGTTTTCCGCTCCTTATTCGGAGGAGGGCGAGCTGAACTGAGGCTCACCGATCCTAACGATCTGCTTCATTCAGGAGTCGAGATTATCGCTCAGCCGCCGGGGAAAAAGCTGCAAAACTTAAACCTCCTGTCAGGCGGAGAGCGTGCGCTTACTGCTATAGCGCTCTTATTCTCAATCCTAAAGGTTCGTCCAGTGCCGTTTTGCGTCCTTGACGAAGTAGAGGCTGCGCTCGACGAAGCGAATGTGTTCCGATTTGCGCAGTATTTAAAAAAATACAGCAGCGATACTCAGTTTATTGTGATTACCCACAGAAAAGGAACGATGGAGGAAGCGGATGTGCTTTATGGCGTAACCATGCAGGAATCCGGTGTTTCCAAGGTAATTTCAGTTAAGCTGGAAGAAACAAAAGAATTCGTTCAGTAACGAGGAAAGAGGTTAAAAGATGAGCTTTTTTAAAAAATTAAAAGAGAAAATCACAAAACAGACAGATTCCGTATCTGAAAAGTTTAAGGATGGCCTTGAAAAAACAAGAAACTCCTTTCAAAACAAAGTGAATGATCTTGTATCCCGTTACCGTAAAGTGGATGAGGATTTCTTCGAAGAGCTTGAAGAGGTTCTTATCAGCGCGGATGTCGGTTTTACAACCGTTATGGAATTAATAGATGAGCTGAAAAAAGAAGTCAAACGCAGAAATATTCAAGATCCAAAGGAAGTCCAGTCAGTGATTTCTGAGAAACTGGTCGAGATTTATAACAGCGGAGATGAGCAAATTTCAGAACTGAACATCCAGGATGGGCGTTTAAACGTAATCCTTCTGGTAGGTGTAAACGGCGTCGGGAAAACAACAACGATCGGAAAGCTTGCTCATAAAATGAAACAAGAAGGAAAATCTGTTGTACTTGCCGCCGGAGACACTTTTAGAGCGGGAGCCATTGAACAGCTGGAAGTATGGGGAGAGCGTACAGGAGTGCCTGTCATTAAGCAGACGGCAGGAAGCGATCCGGCGGCTGTCATCTACGATGCTGTTCATGCTGCGAAAGCAAGAAATGCCGATGTATTAATTTGTGATACGGCAGGGCGTCTCCAAAACAAAGTAAATCTCATGAAAGAGCTTGAAAAAGTAAAACGTGTTATCGAAAGAGAAGTTCCTGAAGCTCCGCATGAGGTGCTGCTTGCCCTTGATGCCACGACCGGCCAAAATGCAATGGCTCAGGCAAAAGAATTCTCTAAAGCAACAAATGTTACCGGCATTGCTTTAACGAAGCTTGACGGTACGGCAAAAGGCGGTATCGTCCTTGCGATTCGCAACGAGCTTCACATCCCGGTTAAACTAGTCGGTTTAGGAGAAAAAGTTGATGACCTTCAGGAATTTGATCCAGAATCCTATGTGTACGGACTCTTTTCAGATTTAGTGGAAAAAGCCGACGATTAAGAAAAAGGCCCCAACATCTTGGGGCCTTTTTCTTTTTTATCTTCTTACTTGATAGGCGAAATGATAAAGGCTGTTATCAGTGGATACCAGTCTTGACTCACCAGAAAAAACTCTGAATGGGATGATGTCATAGTAATGAACGGAAACAGATGTGTAATACGTATAGTAACCAGCAGCTGGCCCCAAATACATTGGAACCTCAAATGTTCCGTTTGCATCAGTCGTTCCTGAAGCAGTTTGTGTTGTGTTTCCGACCTTCGTGTCCGCTTCAAATCTTACGGGCGCGTTTGGCACTGGCTGTCCGTTTTGGTCGAGTAATTTGCCGCTTACTGTAATATTGTACTTGACTCGCCAATATTGACCTTGTCCGTAATTGATTTTACCGTATACCCCTCCATCTGTGCTGATATTTGTGATTGAGGCCTTATAAGGTGCCTCAGCAGCGTCTGCTTGCTGTGCCGGGAAACCTATTGTAAACAGGGCTGCCAGACATAACATAAACAATAAACCGATTTTTTTCATAAAAATCCTCCTTAAAATAGGGTTCATATACAATATCGGAATAAATTGGATGATATTTAGCGTATTTTGGAAAAGTTAATCGCCGCTTTGACAAGATAAAAACTTGACAGTGTCATTAAAACCGTGTAAACTAAGTTATCGTAAAGGGATTTGACTTAACAAAGGGGAGAGCTCAAATGTCACTCGAAAAGACAACGAGAATGAATTATCTGTTTGATTTTTATCAGTCGTTGTTGACGTCAAAACAGAAGAGCTATATGTCGCTTTATTATTTGGACGATTTCTCCCTAGGCGAAATAGCCGAAGAATATGAGGTTTCAAGACAAGCTGTTTATGATAACATCAAACGAACAGAAGCAATGCTTGAACAATATGAAGAAAAGCTGCTCCTTTTGAAAAAGTTTCAGGAGCGTAAAGAGATGTTTAATAAGCTGAAGGAGCTTGCTTCCGGTTCAAAAGAAGAGGAAGAAATTACAGCTCTGATTGAAGCGCTTGAGAAATTAGATTAGGAGGCGGCAAACTATGGCATTTGAAGGATTAGCCGACCGACTGCAGCAGACGATTTCTAAAATCCGCGGAAAAGGGAAAGTCAGCGAACAAGATGTAAAAGAGATGATGCGTGAGGTCCGTCTTGCGCTGCTTGAGGCTGACGTTAACTTTAAAGTAGTCAAGGATTTTGTCAAAAAAGTAAGTGAACGCGCTGTAGGCCAAGACGTCATGAAAAGTCTGACGCCCGGCCAGCAGGTCATTAAAGTTGTTCAAGAGGAACTGACTGAGCTGATGGGCGGCGAAGAGAGCAAAATCGCCGTCGCAAAAAGGCCGCCGACTGTTATTATGATGGTCGGTCTCCAAGGTGCCGGTAAAACGACAACAAGCGGTAAGCTTGCGAATCTGCTGCGCAAAAAGCATAATCGCAAACCGATGCTGGTTGCTGCCGATATTTACCGCCCAGCCGCAATTAAGCAGCTGGAAACACTCGGCAAACAGCTTGATATGCCTGTTTTCTCTCTTGGCGATCAGGTCAGTCCTGTAGAAATAGCTAAACAGGCTATTGAGAAAGCCAAGGAAGAACATTATGACTACGTCATTTTGGATACGGCAGGGCGCTTGCATATCGACCATGAACTGATGGATGAACTGACCAACGTCAAAGAAATCGCGAATCCGGAAGAAATTTTCCTGGTTGTCGATTCAATGACCGGTCAGGACGCTGTGAATGTTGCCAAAAGCTTTAATGAACAGCTCGGTTTAACCGGTGTTGTGTTGACTAAGCTGGATGGAGACACACGCGGCGGGGCTGCGCTTTCTATTCGCGCTGTCACAAACACGCCAATTAAGTTTGCAGGTTTGGGCGAAAAGCTTGATGCGTTAGAGCCGTTCCATCCTGAACGCATGGCATCAAGGATTCTCGGCATGGGCGACGTGCTGACATTGATTGAAAAAGCACAGGCCAGCGTTGATGAAGACAAAGCCAAAGAGCTGGAACAAAAAATGAGAACGATGAGCTTCACATTGGACGATTTTCTGGAGCAGCTCGGGCAAGTCAGAAACATGGGGCCGCTTGATGAGCTTCTGCAAATGATGCCGGGTGCAGGTAAAATGAAGGGCCTGAAAAACATCCAAGTTGATGAAAAACAGCTGAATCATGTGGAAGCAATCATCAAATCAATGACTGTTCTTGAAAAAGAACAGCCGGATATTATCAATGCCAGCCGGCGGAAGCGGATTGCAAAAGGAAGCGGGACATCCGTACAGGAAGTCAACCGTCTGCTTAAGCAGTTTGATGAAATGAAAAAAATGATGAAGCAGATGACAAACATGTCAAAAGGCAAGAAAAAAGGGTTTAAGCTACCTTTTATGTAATCGGTTATACATGATAAAACCGTTGTTAAGAAAAAACACTTTACAAACACTTTTATCATTGTTAATATACTATCTTGTTGAAATATTTTCGGAGGTGCTAGTAAAATGGCAGTAAAAATTCGTTTAAAACGTATGGGAGCAAAAAAATCTCCTTTCTATCGTATTGTTGTAGCAGATTCTCGTTCACCACGTGACGGCCGTTTCATCGAAACAGTCGGAACTTACAACCCGGTTGCAAAACCAGCGGAAGTAAAAATTGACGAAGAGCTTGCTCTTAAATGGCTTCAAACTGGAGCGAAACCATCTGATACAGTTCGCAACTTGTTCTCTAGCCAAGGAATCATGGAAAAATTCCACAACGCTAAACAAGGCAAGTAATGACTGATCAACACTTGGAAGATTTGATTGTCCACATTGTGACGCCGCTTGTTGATCATCCAGATGACATTCGCGTCATAAGAGAAGAAACCGATCAAAAGATTGCGCTGCGCTTATCTGTCCATAAGTCAGATACCGGTAAAGTTATCGGAAAGCAAGGCCGGACTGCAAAAGCGATTCGAACAGCTGTATTTGCAGCTGGCGTACAGTCTTCTAAGAAAGTTCAATTTGAAATATTTGACTAAAAGGGAGAGGGCCGGCACCTCCCCTTTTTTTACACGCAAAAAAAGGGTAAACTGATAGAAGCTTAGGCAAAATAGAAAAGCCTGGACGAGTAAAAGTTTTAAAAGCGGGGAGCTTGGTGCGATGCAAATTATTCACCGTGTAGCCGTTATGCAAGTCTTAACCGAGCGCAGTAAAGAAAAGCTTTTAGCTTCTTTTGCTGAGAAGAAACAAATGCTTGAACGAGAATGCAGCCAGCTCTATTTTCAGCTTAGAAAACATGAGAAAGAACAGCAAAACCCTAATATGATTGAACAATTTAAAAAGGCAATAGAAAAGCGAAAAGATGATATAAAAATCATTGATTTTCAAATTGCTCAAGTACATACATTGCCGCTTGGCAGTGAGTTGAAAGAAAAGGAAGTCGATGCGCTGCTGACGATTGAAGCCGGGGATGACTGGCATGAGAAAACAGCAGCGAACACCATCGTCATAAAAGACGGAAAAGTAATTGAAATTCGCCAGAGGTGATCATATGACAAAGCGATGGTTTAATGTAGGCAAAATCGTAAATACCCACGGAATCAAAGGCGAAGTGCGGGTGATTTCAAAAACAGATTTTGCCGAAGAACGATACAAGCCGGGAAACACGCTGTATTTGTTTATGGACGGCCGTAACGAACCAGTGGAGGTAACGGTAAACACACATAGACTGCATAAGCAATTTCATCTCCTGCAGTTTAAAGAAAGACAAAACCTAAATGAAGTAGAAGAGCTGAAAAACGCAATCATTAAAGTTCCTGAAGAAGAATTAGGAGAGCTGAATGAGGGTGAATTTTATTTCCACGAAATTATTGGGTGTGAAGTATTTACTGAAGAAGGCGAACTCATCGGAAAGGTCAAAGAAATTTTGACGCCTGGAGCCAATGACGTTTGGGTCATCGGACGAAAAGGAAAAAAAGACGCACTCATTCCTTACATTGAATCAGTGGTTAAACATATCGATGTCAGGGAAAAGAAAATTGAGATTGAACTCATGGAAGGGTTAATAGACGAATGAAAATCGATTTTTTGACGCTGTTTCCCGAAATGTTTGAAGGCGTGCTCGGCTCATCGATTCTTCAAAAAGCCCAGGAAAAAGATGCGGTGCAGTTTCAAGTCGTAAATTTCCGAGAGTACTCTGATAACAAGCACAATACTGTTGATGATTATCCTTATGGCGGCGGGGCAGGCATGGTTCTCAAGCCCCAGCCTGTTTTTGACGCGGTCGAGGACCTGACATCAAAGGCAGCCGCTGCTCCGCGTATTATCCTCGTATGCCCGCAAGGTGAGCGTTTTACCCAAAAAAAAGCCGAACAATTAGCTAAGGAAGAGCATTTGCTGTTCATTTGCGGCCACTATGAAGGCTATGATGAACGCATTCGCGAGCACTTGGTAACGGATGAAATATCAATTGGCGACTTTGTTCTGACGGGCGGTGAGCTCCCTGCAATGATGATCGCAGACAGTGTGGTCAGACTGCTTCCGGGTGTACTGGGTAAAGAGGCTTCCCATATTGAGGATTCCTTCAGCACCGGACTTTTAGAGCACCCGCATTATACAAGACCGGCAGATTACAAAGGTTTAAAAGTGCCTGAAACACTCTTGTCAGGAAACCATGCAAAAATTGAAGAATGGCGGAATAAAGAATCGATCAGAAGGACCTACCTAAGACGTCCGGATCTGTTGAAAGACCACCCGCTTACAGAGCAGCAAAGAAAGTGGATTTCTGAATGGGAAAAAGAATAGATTTTATTGCATAGGCTATGAAATTGTGATAAGATACTACTTGTGGCTTAAGCGGGCTTATCCGCTGCAAGCTTGAAAACGATGTTCCGCTGTGCCGGTTTTTGTGGCCAAGAGCATCTGTTGGAAGGAGTTGAAAACGATGCAAAAACTAATTGAAGATATCACAAAAGAACAGCTTCGTACTGATCTTCCTGCGTTCCGTCCTGGTGACACTTTACGTGTACACGTTAAAGTTGTTGAGGGTAACCGTGAGCGTATCCAGATCTTTGAAGGTGTTGTGATTAAGCGTCGTGGTGGTGGAATCAGCGAAACGTTCACAGTTCGTAAGATTTCTTACGGTGTTGGCGTTGAACGTACTTTCCCAGTACACACACCAAAAATCGCGAAAATCGAAGTTGTACGTTACGGTAAAGTACGCCGTGCTAAACTTTACTACCTGCGTGAACTTCGCGGAAAAGCGGCTCGTATTAAAGAGATCAGACGATAATGATAACGAACGAAAAGAGCTTGTTACCTGTAACAAGCTCTTTTTTTATACAGAATTTGAAAATGCCGGACAGGCATCGTAAAATACATAAAGGACAACAATGAATCATGCATACTGAAGATAAAGGCGGTGTTCGTGTCACATGACAATTCAATGGTTCCCGGGCCATATGGCAAAAGCAAGAAGGGAAGTAACCGAAAAATTAAAATTAATCGATATCGTATATGAATTGGTAGATGCCAGAATTCCAATGTCATCAAGAAACCCAATGATTGAAGATATTCTAAAAAACAAGCCGCGAATTATGCTGTTAAACAAGGCTGACAAAGCAGATGCGGCAGTTACACAGCAGTGGAAAGAGCACTTTGAGAACCAGGGGATCCGCTCTCTGTCTATTAATTCTGTAAATGGACAAGGGTTAAATCAAATTGTGCCTGCATCAAAAGAGATCCTCCAAGAAAAATTTGACCGGATGCGTGCGAAAGGTGTGAAGCCGAGAGCGATTCGCGCTTTGA from Bacillus subtilis subsp. subtilis str. 168 encodes the following:
- the rnc gene encoding ribonuclease III (Evidence 1a: Function from experimental evidences in the studied strain; PubMedId: 11123676, 12682299, 16179796, 22412379, 23300471, 26883633; Product type e : enzyme); the protein is MSKHSHYKDKKKFYKKVEQFKEFQERISVHFQNEKLLYQAFTHSSYVNEHRKKPYEDNERLEFLGDAVLELTISRFLFAKYPAMSEGDLTKLRAAIVCEPSLVSLAHELSFGDLVLLGKGEEMTGGRKRPALLADVFEAFIGALYLDQGLEPVESFLKVYVFPKINDGAFSHVMDFKSQLQEYVQRDGKGSLEYKISNEKGPAHNREFEAIVSLKGEPLGVGNGRSKKEAEQHAAQEALAKLQKHHTKQ
- the ftsY gene encoding signal recognition particle (docking protein) (Evidence 1a: Function from experimental evidences in the studied strain; PubMedId: 11021934, 11123669, 11166993, 12682299, 15995216, 16705751, 22056770; Product type rc: receptor) codes for the protein MSFFKKLKEKITKQTDSVSEKFKDGLEKTRNSFQNKVNDLVSRYRKVDEDFFEELEEVLISADVGFTTVMELIDELKKEVKRRNIQDPKEVQSVISEKLVEIYNSGDEQISELNIQDGRLNVILLVGVNGVGKTTTIGKLAHKMKQEGKSVVLAAGDTFRAGAIEQLEVWGERTGVPVIKQTAGSDPAAVIYDAVHAAKARNADVLICDTAGRLQNKVNLMKELEKVKRVIEREVPEAPHEVLLALDATTGQNAMAQAKEFSKATNVTGIALTKLDGTAKGGIVLAIRNELHIPVKLVGLGEKVDDLQEFDPESYVYGLFSDLVEKADD
- the ylxM gene encoding component of the signal recognition particle (SRP) protein-targeting pathway (Evidence 2a: Function from experimental evidences in other organisms; PubMedId: 11274114, 24659773; Product type f: factor), translated to MSLEKTTRMNYLFDFYQSLLTSKQKSYMSLYYLDDFSLGEIAEEYEVSRQAVYDNIKRTEAMLEQYEEKLLLLKKFQERKEMFNKLKELASGSKEEEEITALIEALEKLD
- the ylqC gene encoding putative RNA binding protein (Evidence 3: Putative function from multiple computational evidences; PubMedId: 22333191, 22720735, 26483775; Product type f: factor); the protein is MTDQHLEDLIVHIVTPLVDHPDDIRVIREETDQKIALRLSVHKSDTGKVIGKQGRTAKAIRTAVFAAGVQSSKKVQFEIFD
- the smc gene encoding chromosome condensation and segregation SMC ATPase (Evidence 1a: Function from experimental evidences in the studied strain; PubMedId: 9701812, 12100548, 12682299, 12897137, 15987505, 16272394, 26904953, 28154080; Product type e: enzyme), coding for MFLKRLDVIGFKSFAERISVDFVKGVTAVVGPNGSGKSNITDAIRWVLGEQSARSLRGGKMEDIIFAGSDSRKRLNLAEVTLTLDNDDHFLPIDFHEVSVTRRVYRSGESEFLINNQPCRLKDIIDLFMDSGLGKEAFSIISQGKVEEILSSKAEDRRSIFEEAAGVLKYKTRKKKAENKLFETQDNLNRVEDILHELEGQVEPLKIQASIAKDYLEKKKELEHVEIALTAYDIEELHGKWSTLKEKVQMAKEEELAESSAISAKEAKIEDTRDKIQALDESVDELQQVLLVTSEELEKLEGRKEVLKERKKNAVQNQEQLEEAIVQFQQKETVLKEELSKQEAVFETLQAEVKQLRAQVKEKQQALSLHNENVEEKIEQLKSDYFELLNSQASIRNELQLLDDQMSQSAVTLQRLADNNEKHLQERHDISARKAACETEFARIEQEIHSQVGAYRDMQTKYEQKKRQYEKNESALYQAYQYVQQARSKKDMLETMQGDFSGFYQGVKEVLKAKERLGGIRGAVLELISTEQKYETAIEIALGASAQHVVTDDEQSARKAIQYLKQNSFGRATFLPLSVIRDRQLQSRDAETAARHSSFLGVASELVTFDPAYRSVIQNLLGTVLITEDLKGANELAKLLGHRYRIVTLEGDVVNPGGSMTGGAVKKKNNSLLGRSRELEDVTKRLAEMEEKTALLEQEVKTLKHSIQDMEKKLADLRETGEGLRLKQQDVKGQLYELQVAEKNINTHLELYDQEKSALSESDEERKVRKRKLEEELSAVSEKMKQLEEDIDRLTKQKQTQSSTKESLSNELTELKIAAAKKEQACKGEEDNLARLKKELTETELALKEAKEDLSFLTSEMSSSTSGEEKLEEAAKHKLNDKTKTIELIALRRDQRIKLQHGLDTYERELKEMKRLYKQKTTLLKDEEVKLGRMEVELDNLLQYLREEYSLSFEGAKEKYQLETDPEEARKRVKLIKLAIEELGTVNLGSIDEFERVNERYKFLSEQKEDLTEAKNTLFQVIEEMDEEMTKRFNDTFVQIRSHFDQVFRSLFGGGRAELRLTDPNDLLHSGVEIIAQPPGKKLQNLNLLSGGERALTAIALLFSILKVRPVPFCVLDEVEAALDEANVFRFAQYLKKYSSDTQFIVITHRKGTMEEADVLYGVTMQESGVSKVISVKLEETKEFVQ
- the ylqB gene encoding conserved exported protein of unknown function (Evidence 4: Unknown function but conserved in other organisms; PubMedId: 15033535, 22287527), producing MKKIGLLFMLCLAALFTIGFPAQQADAAEAPYKASITNISTDGGVYGKINYGQGQYWRVKYNITVSGKLLDQNGQPVPNAPVRFEADTKVGNTTQTASGTTDANGTFEVPMYLGPAAGYYTYYTSVSVHYYDIIPFRVFSGESRLVSTDNSLYHFAYQVRR
- the rpsP gene encoding ribosomal protein S16 (BS17) (Evidence 1a: Function from experimental evidences in the studied strain; PubMedId: 6419023, 12682299, 20034956; Product type s: structure), with protein sequence MAVKIRLKRMGAKKSPFYRIVVADSRSPRDGRFIETVGTYNPVAKPAEVKIDEELALKWLQTGAKPSDTVRNLFSSQGIMEKFHNAKQGK
- the ffh gene encoding signal recognition particle-like (SRP) GTPase (Evidence 1a: Function from experimental evidences in the studied strain; PubMedId: 7511896, 8662730, 10222262, 10224127, 10658653, 12682299, 11123669, 22056770, 26344568; Product type cp: cell process) produces the protein MAFEGLADRLQQTISKIRGKGKVSEQDVKEMMREVRLALLEADVNFKVVKDFVKKVSERAVGQDVMKSLTPGQQVIKVVQEELTELMGGEESKIAVAKRPPTVIMMVGLQGAGKTTTSGKLANLLRKKHNRKPMLVAADIYRPAAIKQLETLGKQLDMPVFSLGDQVSPVEIAKQAIEKAKEEHYDYVILDTAGRLHIDHELMDELTNVKEIANPEEIFLVVDSMTGQDAVNVAKSFNEQLGLTGVVLTKLDGDTRGGAALSIRAVTNTPIKFAGLGEKLDALEPFHPERMASRILGMGDVLTLIEKAQASVDEDKAKELEQKMRTMSFTLDDFLEQLGQVRNMGPLDELLQMMPGAGKMKGLKNIQVDEKQLNHVEAIIKSMTVLEKEQPDIINASRRKRIAKGSGTSVQEVNRLLKQFDEMKKMMKQMTNMSKGKKKGFKLPFM